The Pedobacter roseus genome contains a region encoding:
- a CDS encoding SusC/RagA family TonB-linked outer membrane protein, translated as MNLKKKSDGKFLIPKFLSIKVLLVLLCFTAPLLAGAHQAGKNFGSNLIKADSTVKGRITDAKKAGLPGVSVLVKGTQKGTTTDGNGNFTLSGLKGNEILSIRYIGFAPQEIALNGKQTISITLLEENNNLNDVVVVGYGTQKKATLTGAVVQVKGDVIKQSPNGNLSNNLTGRTPGLIATNRSGEPGNDGSALSIRGATSFSNPNAGPLIVVDGVPDRSFSRINPEDIESVSVLKDASAAIYGVRAANGVMLITTKRGKTGKPTVSYNGSVSLQSPTRVTKLVDAGQFARYYNELLARRNGAPRYTDEDITLFENGTDPLGHPNTNWYDAVIAKTAPMTQHDLNVSGGTDNVKYYISGQYLYQKYLYNESPFNYNQKNLRANIDANITKDLKVSLDLSGRNEDKYAPLDNANLNGGVFMAILAQYPTVAAKYPNGLYGTGTTTGSNPLLRVTDQPGYDRQLSYYAQATGTIDLKMPWVTKGLYLNAYAGLDNTFWQYKRLSRPYDNYDYNKTTGEYINKKESTNGNLIGLNETWGRTRRNTYNIKLGYDRVFASDHNVSSIFGYEETDYLTAQTTTGSRSLLSDQLPFLGLANPDPTFLSNGGSGDQNGRRSVFGRVNYSYKEKYLFEFSGRYNGSFNFGPGNKFGFFPGISAGWVMSKENFFGKALPFVSFAKLRGSWGILGDDAISPYLYLSTYKINQNAYYFGNPDVPALGLATNVSPNPNFTWEKVKSMDIGLELGFFNNALTFNGDYFWRHRYDILTQRNASIPSYTGLGGKLPPENIGIANSNGFELELNYNGKIGTDFSYTVGGNFTHTNNEIVFMDESPLTIDYQRQTGYPIRSFLIYKTDGIYNNQAEINNYTNANGGKVTPLTGSKPGDIKYVDINNDGKITSNDRERFFDSQIPRNNFGINLGLRYKGFGVEALFYGVSGVKHIIRPQGNNSETTPALWQYEGRWTPQTPDNNLPAAFDRNSTVNNLDSDFWLNDGAFLRLKTLQLSYDLPKEFLSKIKVRSARVFVNGSNLFVLSKIKNYDPELNYVPSDNNGYYVNGAYYPQTRIIGAGVNVSF; from the coding sequence ATGAATTTGAAAAAAAAATCGGATGGGAAGTTTCTTATCCCAAAGTTTTTGAGCATAAAAGTGCTATTGGTACTCTTATGTTTCACTGCGCCGTTACTTGCAGGGGCGCATCAGGCAGGCAAAAATTTCGGCAGCAATTTGATAAAAGCCGATAGCACGGTTAAAGGCAGGATAACCGATGCCAAGAAAGCAGGTTTACCCGGGGTTAGTGTGCTGGTTAAGGGCACTCAGAAAGGAACTACAACTGATGGAAATGGAAATTTTACTTTAAGCGGGTTAAAGGGGAATGAAATTTTAAGCATTCGTTATATTGGTTTTGCACCGCAGGAAATAGCCTTAAATGGCAAACAAACCATATCAATTACCCTATTAGAAGAAAATAATAATTTAAACGATGTAGTAGTGGTTGGTTACGGTACGCAGAAAAAGGCTACCCTAACTGGTGCTGTGGTACAGGTTAAGGGTGATGTAATCAAACAAAGTCCTAATGGGAATCTTTCCAATAACCTAACAGGCAGAACGCCGGGTTTAATTGCCACAAACCGTTCTGGCGAGCCTGGTAATGATGGTTCTGCACTATCTATCAGAGGGGCAACCAGTTTTTCAAATCCCAATGCCGGACCATTAATAGTGGTTGATGGTGTTCCTGACAGGAGTTTTAGCCGGATCAATCCGGAAGATATCGAATCGGTTTCGGTATTAAAAGATGCGTCAGCAGCTATTTATGGGGTTCGTGCAGCCAATGGGGTGATGTTGATTACCACTAAACGTGGTAAAACCGGCAAACCAACAGTTTCTTACAATGGTAGTGTTTCGCTTCAATCGCCAACCCGAGTTACCAAACTGGTTGATGCAGGTCAGTTTGCGAGGTACTATAATGAACTTCTGGCGCGCAGAAATGGTGCTCCAAGATATACTGATGAGGATATTACACTGTTCGAAAACGGAACTGATCCATTAGGGCATCCTAACACCAACTGGTATGATGCGGTAATTGCTAAAACGGCTCCGATGACACAGCACGACTTAAATGTTTCTGGAGGTACCGATAATGTAAAGTATTATATCTCGGGGCAATACCTGTATCAAAAGTATTTGTATAACGAATCGCCGTTTAATTATAACCAAAAAAACTTAAGGGCTAATATTGATGCCAATATTACAAAGGATTTAAAGGTTTCACTCGATTTATCAGGACGTAATGAAGATAAATATGCACCTCTTGATAATGCAAACTTAAACGGTGGGGTATTTATGGCAATTTTGGCCCAATATCCAACTGTTGCAGCAAAGTATCCCAACGGTTTATATGGTACAGGCACAACAACTGGCAGCAATCCATTGCTGAGGGTTACAGATCAACCCGGTTACGATCGTCAGTTATCTTATTATGCACAGGCAACGGGAACAATCGACTTGAAAATGCCATGGGTAACCAAAGGTCTTTATTTAAATGCCTATGCAGGTTTAGACAATACTTTCTGGCAATATAAACGTCTTTCGCGCCCGTATGATAATTATGATTATAACAAAACTACCGGAGAATACATCAACAAAAAAGAATCTACCAATGGAAATTTAATCGGATTAAACGAAACCTGGGGCCGTACCAGAAGAAATACCTATAACATTAAACTTGGCTATGATAGAGTATTTGCCAGCGATCATAATGTGAGTTCTATTTTTGGCTATGAAGAAACGGATTATTTAACTGCGCAGACCACCACAGGCTCAAGAAGCCTGTTAAGCGATCAGCTGCCTTTTTTAGGATTAGCCAACCCTGATCCAACCTTTTTATCGAATGGAGGTTCAGGCGATCAAAATGGCAGAAGAAGTGTTTTTGGCAGGGTAAATTACAGCTACAAAGAAAAATATTTGTTCGAATTTAGTGGCCGTTATAATGGATCGTTCAATTTTGGTCCGGGTAATAAATTTGGTTTCTTCCCGGGTATTTCTGCCGGATGGGTAATGAGCAAGGAAAATTTCTTTGGCAAAGCTTTACCTTTTGTAAGTTTTGCGAAACTAAGGGGCTCGTGGGGCATTTTGGGTGATGACGCGATTAGCCCATATCTTTATTTAAGTACTTATAAAATTAATCAGAATGCCTACTATTTTGGCAATCCGGATGTACCCGCCCTGGGCTTAGCCACCAACGTATCACCAAATCCAAACTTTACCTGGGAGAAGGTTAAAAGTATGGACATTGGCCTGGAACTCGGCTTTTTTAACAATGCATTAACCTTTAACGGTGATTATTTCTGGAGACACCGATACGATATTTTAACCCAGAGAAATGCCTCCATTCCAAGCTATACCGGTTTAGGAGGTAAACTCCCGCCCGAAAATATCGGGATCGCCAATAGCAATGGTTTCGAACTGGAGTTGAACTACAATGGTAAAATCGGTACCGATTTCAGTTATACCGTTGGGGGTAATTTTACCCATACCAACAACGAAATTGTTTTTATGGATGAATCGCCGTTAACAATCGATTATCAGCGTCAAACCGGCTATCCAATCCGTTCTTTTTTAATTTATAAAACCGATGGTATTTATAATAATCAGGCGGAGATAAATAACTATACTAACGCCAACGGCGGAAAAGTAACGCCATTAACAGGTAGCAAACCTGGCGACATTAAATATGTTGATATCAACAATGATGGCAAAATTACCAGTAACGATAGGGAACGCTTTTTTGACAGCCAGATTCCAAGAAACAATTTTGGTATTAACCTGGGGTTAAGGTATAAAGGTTTTGGTGTAGAAGCCTTGTTTTATGGCGTAAGCGGTGTAAAACATATTATCCGTCCGCAAGGAAACAATTCAGAAACCACGCCGGCACTTTGGCAATATGAAGGTCGGTGGACACCTCAAACGCCTGATAATAATCTGCCTGCCGCATTCGACAGGAACAGTACGGTGAACAACCTGGATTCTGATTTCTGGTTAAATGATGGCGCTTTCTTAAGGTTAAAAACCCTTCAGTTAAGTTACGATCTCCCAAAAGAATTTTTGTCGAAAATTAAGGTACGCAGTGCAAGGGTATTTGTAAACGGATCAAACCTGTTTGTACTCAGCAAAATCAAAAATTACGATCCGGAGCTAAATTATGTGCCATCTGATAACAATGGCTATTA
- a CDS encoding alpha-galactosidase produces the protein MAVRLCSFAQQTIEIATKNNVLILETDKDNTLLSSYIGKKLDNTAEYPGIQALDKYKPGSDDLLNKREAYIASGSLNLMEPALTVSHADGNKSTVLTFSEVKTEQLDQNRKLTSIVLKDQKYKFQVTLKYLAYFNENVIEQWAEIEHHEKGNVVLKKYASANLTLSGRKFFLKNQYSGATREMRSEEQQLLHGIKTIDSKLGTRTNLLHSSSFMVSIDQPATEDIGEVIAGSLAWTGNFKLDFETFDEYYLRVTAGINNFSSDYTLKTGENFITPRFVYTYSSEGKGVASRNLQNWARNYQLLDGKGERSTILNNWETTYFDFNDEKLNELTKDTKKLGVDVFLLDDGWFGNKYPRNGSTSGLGDWQYNRQKLKNGISTLGKEATANGVKFGIWIEPEMVNPKSELYENHPDWIIRQPERKEYYMRNQLVLDLTNPKVQDFIYKTVDDIFKEVPELAFIKWDCNSLIYNANSPTLKNQDHFYIEYIRGLNSVLERIRKKYPKTPMMLCAGGGSRVDYAALKYFTEFWPSDNTNPYDRIFIQWEYSYYFPSIAVDNHITDMGKQPIKFKTDVAMMGKLGYDVRVNELSKNDLLFSQNAVKTYNNFKDIVWHGQQYRLQDPYENKIASIAYVNDAKDQAIVFNYYVATLFTNGVILPIKLKGLDPAKKYKIEEINLYPGTKSPIDSAKVYSGDFLMKVGFNPEVNAYRTSVVLKVQAL, from the coding sequence ATGGCTGTGAGATTATGCAGCTTTGCACAACAAACTATAGAAATTGCCACCAAAAACAACGTACTTATTTTAGAAACGGATAAAGATAATACGTTACTATCAAGCTATATTGGCAAAAAGCTTGATAACACAGCTGAATATCCTGGCATCCAGGCATTAGATAAGTACAAACCGGGTTCTGATGATCTTTTGAATAAACGGGAAGCTTATATCGCATCAGGATCGTTAAACCTGATGGAACCTGCATTAACAGTAAGCCATGCCGATGGCAATAAATCAACGGTACTTACATTTTCTGAGGTAAAAACCGAACAGCTCGATCAGAACAGGAAATTAACCAGCATTGTACTAAAAGATCAGAAATATAAATTTCAGGTGACATTAAAATACCTGGCTTATTTTAACGAAAACGTAATCGAACAATGGGCAGAAATTGAGCATCACGAAAAAGGAAACGTTGTGCTGAAGAAATATGCTTCGGCAAACCTTACCCTGAGCGGACGTAAATTCTTTCTGAAAAACCAATATAGCGGTGCCACACGCGAAATGCGATCAGAAGAACAACAGTTGCTCCATGGCATCAAAACCATCGATTCGAAACTGGGTACCCGCACAAACCTGCTTCACTCCTCTTCTTTTATGGTTTCAATTGATCAGCCGGCCACCGAAGATATAGGCGAAGTAATTGCCGGCTCACTGGCCTGGACAGGGAATTTTAAACTCGATTTTGAAACTTTTGACGAGTATTATTTAAGGGTTACTGCAGGTATCAACAACTTTTCGTCGGATTATACCTTAAAAACAGGTGAAAATTTTATCACTCCGCGTTTTGTATATACCTATTCATCAGAGGGAAAAGGTGTGGCGAGCAGAAATCTGCAAAACTGGGCCCGAAACTACCAGTTACTGGATGGAAAAGGTGAAAGATCGACCATTTTAAACAACTGGGAAACCACTTATTTCGATTTTAATGATGAGAAACTGAATGAACTGACAAAAGACACTAAAAAATTAGGTGTTGACGTTTTTTTATTGGATGATGGCTGGTTTGGCAATAAATACCCGCGTAACGGTTCAACTTCGGGTTTGGGCGATTGGCAATATAACAGGCAAAAACTGAAAAACGGCATCAGCACTTTGGGCAAGGAAGCCACCGCTAATGGTGTAAAATTCGGGATCTGGATAGAGCCGGAAATGGTTAACCCAAAAAGTGAACTTTACGAAAATCATCCCGACTGGATCATCAGGCAGCCCGAAAGAAAAGAATATTACATGCGGAACCAACTGGTGCTTGATTTAACCAACCCGAAGGTTCAGGATTTTATTTATAAAACCGTTGATGATATTTTTAAGGAGGTGCCGGAACTTGCCTTTATTAAGTGGGACTGCAATTCACTGATCTACAATGCCAACTCGCCTACCTTAAAAAACCAGGATCATTTTTACATCGAATACATCAGGGGATTGAACAGTGTGCTGGAAAGGATCAGAAAAAAATATCCTAAAACACCAATGATGCTCTGCGCAGGAGGAGGCTCGAGGGTTGATTATGCCGCACTTAAATACTTTACTGAATTTTGGCCCAGCGATAATACCAATCCTTACGACCGTATCTTTATCCAGTGGGAATATTCTTATTATTTCCCTTCGATTGCCGTTGATAACCACATTACCGACATGGGCAAGCAGCCCATTAAATTTAAAACAGATGTGGCCATGATGGGCAAACTTGGTTATGATGTACGCGTAAATGAACTGAGTAAAAACGACCTGCTTTTTAGTCAGAATGCGGTTAAAACCTACAACAACTTCAAAGATATTGTATGGCATGGCCAGCAGTACCGTTTGCAGGATCCTTACGAAAACAAAATTGCCTCCATTGCTTATGTAAACGATGCTAAAGACCAGGCAATTGTTTTTAATTATTACGTAGCTACGCTTTTTACCAATGGGGTGATTCTACCAATCAAACTGAAAGGTCTTGATCCGGCTAAAAAATACAAAATAGAAGAAATTAACCTATATCCAGGCACCAAATCGCCTATTGACAGCGCTAAAGTGTATTCAGGTGATTTTTTAATGAAAGTTGGTTTTAATCCCGAAGTTAACGCTTACAGAACAAGCGTCGTGTTAAAAGTACAGGCGTTATAA
- a CDS encoding sulfatase family protein, with protein sequence MKKYILSIAGIIFTGVVVLSFTNKKDQPPKRPNILFAIMDDVTYQHVGAYGCKWVKTPNFDRIAKDGLLFKNAYTPNAKCAPSRSCIITGRNSWQLEEAGNHWSYFPAKFASFAEVLAQNGYEVGYTGKGVAPVVAKNADGSPREVLVKAFNQLKTTPPTTQISNVDYAANFGAFLSKTGSKPFFFWYGGLEPHRGYEFNSGISKGGKNLTDIPNAEIYPFLPKTDSVRTDLLDYAFEIEYFDKQLGKMLKMLEDKGELHNTLIVVTSDNGMPFPRVKGQAYEYSNHLPLAMMWADGIAHKGRKVEDFISFIDLAPTFLDLAKVPSGKNMMKPITGKSFADIFSADKEKVSAKRNFVLVGKERHDVGRPNDVGYPIRAIFQENYLFIKNFEPERWPAGNPETGYLNVDGGPTKTACLNTVYSINNDFNYWLWSFGKRNSEELYDIKKDPACLNNLITVPSQKNRSTQLKNKLLTLLKEQADPRVFGKGSQFDQYKYADKKGVNFYDRYLKKDTTLRWGWVNDTDFQDISKIERTKKARNK encoded by the coding sequence ATGAAAAAATATATCTTAAGCATTGCAGGCATCATTTTTACCGGTGTTGTTGTTTTATCCTTTACGAATAAAAAAGATCAGCCTCCTAAGCGTCCTAACATACTTTTTGCCATTATGGATGATGTTACCTATCAGCACGTAGGGGCTTATGGTTGCAAGTGGGTAAAAACACCAAATTTCGACCGGATTGCCAAAGATGGACTACTATTTAAAAATGCTTATACGCCAAATGCAAAATGCGCCCCGTCGCGCTCCTGTATTATTACCGGCCGAAATTCGTGGCAGCTGGAAGAAGCAGGCAACCATTGGTCTTACTTTCCGGCCAAATTTGCATCGTTTGCAGAGGTGCTGGCTCAAAATGGATATGAAGTAGGTTATACCGGAAAAGGAGTAGCACCTGTTGTGGCAAAAAATGCAGATGGCAGCCCACGCGAAGTGCTGGTAAAAGCGTTCAATCAGCTTAAAACAACGCCACCAACAACTCAAATCAGCAATGTAGATTATGCGGCCAATTTTGGTGCATTTTTAAGTAAAACAGGCAGTAAACCCTTCTTTTTTTGGTATGGAGGTTTAGAACCGCACCGCGGATATGAATTTAACTCGGGCATTAGTAAAGGAGGAAAAAATCTTACCGACATTCCGAATGCAGAAATTTACCCCTTTTTGCCAAAAACGGATTCGGTACGGACAGATTTACTGGATTATGCTTTTGAAATTGAATATTTCGACAAACAACTGGGCAAAATGTTGAAAATGCTTGAAGATAAAGGTGAACTGCACAACACCCTTATTGTGGTTACTTCTGATAATGGTATGCCTTTTCCGAGGGTTAAGGGGCAGGCTTATGAATACTCCAATCACCTTCCACTTGCAATGATGTGGGCCGATGGAATAGCTCATAAAGGCCGTAAGGTGGAAGATTTTATCAGTTTTATCGATCTTGCTCCTACCTTTTTGGATCTGGCCAAAGTTCCTTCCGGTAAAAATATGATGAAACCCATTACCGGAAAAAGTTTTGCAGATATTTTTAGCGCCGATAAAGAAAAGGTTTCCGCAAAACGGAATTTTGTACTGGTGGGTAAAGAGCGCCATGATGTTGGCCGTCCGAACGATGTGGGTTATCCCATCCGGGCGATCTTTCAGGAAAACTACCTGTTTATAAAAAATTTCGAGCCTGAAAGATGGCCTGCCGGAAACCCCGAAACAGGTTACTTAAATGTAGATGGTGGCCCAACCAAAACGGCTTGTTTAAATACAGTTTATTCGATCAATAATGATTTCAATTACTGGTTATGGTCGTTCGGGAAACGTAATAGCGAAGAATTGTATGATATTAAAAAAGATCCTGCCTGTTTAAATAATCTGATTACGGTTCCTTCGCAAAAAAACAGATCGACCCAACTAAAAAATAAATTATTGACCCTGTTAAAAGAACAGGCAGATCCCCGGGTTTTTGGCAAGGGCAGCCAATTTGACCAATATAAATATGCGGATAAAAAAGGTGTAAATTTTTACGACCGATACTTGAAAAAAGATACTACATTACGCTGGGGATGGGTAAATGATACTGATTTTCAGGATATTTCAAAAATTGAACGTACTAAAAAAGCGAGGAATAAATAG
- a CDS encoding discoidin domain-containing protein — MKRTTTLLTLLCAALLFASSCKKAVIAPEGGETTGPKKTATTSSIITQTRNLAIVYFIPSDLDTLPNWKKRLSDVMLYAQNWYGTAMNNAGYGFKTFGLKQDGTTGNAEIVLIRAANPKASYGTNGSAYTTEIDAYFASHPGLKTSNHVLILVPAFGYDNNSTEGPQPLEGVQPFYGYGRYCFANDNPYMNMALKGVLNTGRNNFAKWVGGMMHELGHAFNAPHDRQWVSQNIYANGTNTNYKMPMMWLSNYYLEVRPSFLTDAEAAIFNACEAFNNDSKSYYGTITSSVKRIYANYDAGLGAIVVSGKYTSSGTVNKVLYYNDPNENNEGTGTNKDYNAITWASSPIGTDSFRVVMPIAELENKTNGIPYELKVKLVHDNGIINETVYAYTFQNGIPVLDFSTKTELSKTGWSVAAFSSQETGEDGKAINVIDGSTSTFWHSRWSSNAASYPHYLTIDLGSAKTVNGGLSLTQRAGASRAIKDFELLISSDGTNFTSVFSKQAANNSATQYFGFGSPKTFRYFKVIANNAWDGTQYAALSELGLY, encoded by the coding sequence ATGAAAAGAACCACAACCCTTTTAACTTTACTATGCGCTGCATTACTCTTTGCATCATCATGTAAAAAAGCGGTAATTGCCCCTGAAGGAGGCGAAACCACAGGGCCAAAGAAAACGGCTACTACTTCTTCAATTATTACGCAGACCAGAAACCTGGCCATCGTTTATTTTATTCCGTCCGACCTGGATACGCTGCCCAACTGGAAAAAACGTTTGAGCGATGTAATGTTATACGCCCAAAACTGGTATGGCACGGCCATGAACAATGCGGGTTATGGCTTTAAAACCTTTGGCTTAAAACAGGATGGAACAACCGGAAATGCAGAAATTGTGCTCATCAGGGCTGCCAACCCGAAAGCAAGTTATGGCACAAACGGTTCGGCCTATACCACCGAGATTGATGCCTATTTTGCTTCCCATCCCGGATTAAAAACCAGTAACCACGTACTCATTTTAGTGCCTGCATTTGGCTACGATAACAATAGCACCGAAGGCCCGCAACCATTAGAAGGGGTACAGCCTTTTTATGGCTATGGCCGTTACTGCTTTGCTAACGATAATCCTTATATGAACATGGCTTTAAAAGGGGTGTTAAACACTGGCCGAAACAACTTTGCCAAATGGGTTGGCGGGATGATGCACGAGCTTGGCCACGCCTTTAATGCGCCGCACGACAGGCAGTGGGTTTCACAGAATATTTATGCAAACGGTACCAACACCAATTATAAAATGCCGATGATGTGGCTGAGTAATTATTATTTAGAAGTTAGACCAAGTTTCCTGACAGATGCAGAAGCAGCTATATTTAATGCCTGCGAAGCATTTAACAACGATAGTAAAAGCTATTATGGCACAATAACATCTTCCGTAAAACGGATTTATGCCAATTACGATGCTGGTTTAGGGGCTATTGTGGTGTCTGGAAAGTACACCAGCAGCGGTACGGTAAACAAAGTGCTTTATTACAACGATCCAAACGAAAATAACGAGGGTACAGGTACGAATAAAGATTATAATGCCATTACCTGGGCATCTTCGCCAATTGGAACAGATAGTTTTAGGGTAGTGATGCCGATTGCCGAACTGGAAAATAAAACAAATGGCATTCCTTACGAACTTAAAGTAAAACTAGTACACGATAACGGGATCATCAATGAAACGGTATATGCCTATACCTTTCAAAATGGTATACCGGTGCTCGATTTTTCGACCAAAACCGAATTGTCAAAAACAGGCTGGTCTGTTGCAGCTTTTAGTTCGCAGGAAACCGGTGAAGATGGTAAAGCAATCAATGTAATAGATGGGTCAACCTCAACCTTCTGGCACTCACGCTGGTCGTCAAATGCGGCAAGCTATCCGCATTACCTTACCATCGATCTGGGATCAGCTAAAACTGTAAACGGCGGATTATCGCTTACCCAAAGAGCGGGAGCCAGCAGGGCCATTAAAGATTTCGAATTATTAATCAGTAGTGATGGAACTAATTTTACCAGTGTTTTCAGTAAACAAGCTGCCAATAACAGTGCTACGCAATACTTTGGCTTCGGTTCACCTAAAACCTTCCGCTATTTTAAGGTTATTGCCAATAATGCCTGGGATGGAACGCAGTATGCAGCCTTATCTGAACTGGGATTGTATTAA
- a CDS encoding BT_3987 domain-containing protein: MNIKNISYLSIIAAAWIVAAGCKKNTSYEEETDSKDKVQIFVARANVGLQNLNIFPYTDDARTFKFNAQFGGLGLPKNPINVTFEIDNKAFDSLNVIRKNNGSALYERFPADSYSIDKLNVTIPQGGVSSDFISLKYFSKKFDPTKDYLLPISVKNASGYLINPTVKTAFIVAPKLTAVLASKTGWSATADTEELTGEGAVNGRTAAAIDGDVNTYWHSSWSLAEPPFPHWINVDMKTAIYVTRIDLAPRQNNSNGFTKFDLDASLDGTTWVSQGKNLTMDPVVKSYQSYQLSTPALYRYIKITMLNAASPTTKSTHLAEVNVYRY, from the coding sequence ATGAATATCAAAAATATAAGTTACCTGAGTATTATAGCTGCTGCATGGATTGTAGCAGCAGGTTGCAAAAAAAATACCTCCTACGAAGAAGAAACCGATTCGAAAGATAAGGTCCAGATTTTTGTGGCCAGGGCAAATGTTGGCCTGCAGAATTTAAATATTTTCCCTTATACCGATGATGCCAGAACGTTTAAGTTTAACGCACAATTCGGTGGCTTAGGGCTACCTAAAAACCCGATAAATGTTACTTTTGAAATAGATAACAAAGCTTTCGACAGTTTAAATGTAATCAGGAAAAATAACGGCTCGGCCCTTTACGAGCGGTTTCCTGCCGATTCATACTCAATCGATAAACTGAATGTAACTATACCACAGGGTGGGGTTTCATCAGATTTTATCAGCCTTAAATATTTTTCCAAAAAGTTTGATCCGACAAAAGATTATCTCTTGCCCATCAGTGTAAAAAATGCTTCAGGTTATCTGATTAATCCAACGGTTAAAACTGCCTTTATTGTGGCACCAAAGTTAACCGCCGTTCTTGCCTCAAAAACAGGATGGAGCGCCACGGCAGATACGGAAGAACTTACCGGAGAAGGGGCCGTAAACGGAAGAACTGCAGCAGCCATTGATGGTGATGTAAATACTTACTGGCACTCCTCATGGAGCCTTGCTGAGCCTCCATTTCCACATTGGATAAATGTAGATATGAAAACAGCCATTTACGTTACCCGTATAGATTTAGCCCCAAGGCAAAACAACAGTAATGGCTTTACTAAATTTGATTTGGATGCAAGTTTAGACGGTACAACATGGGTTTCGCAGGGCAAAAATCTAACAATGGATCCAGTGGTGAAAAGTTACCAGTCCTATCAGCTTTCTACACCGGCACTTTACCGGTACATCAAAATAACCATGTTAAACGCGGCTTCGCCAACAACTAAATCAACACATTTAGCCGAGGTTAACGTTTACCGTTACTAA